TAGGTTGTCCGGTGGATGGAATGACAACTTTCAGTGAATCGATGGCGCAATATTCTGCCCTTTTGGTGATGGAAAAAGAATATGGAAAGGCTGAGATGAAACGCTTTTTAAAATATGAGCTCAGTAACTATTTGCGCTCTCGCGGAAGAGAAAAGGAAAAAGAGCAACCACTTCTTTTTAATCAAAACCAACAGTATTTGCATTACCGCAAAGGAAGTGTGGTGATGTATGCGCTACAAGATTATATCGGCGAAAAAAATGTGAATACCGCCATGAAAAAATTCATTGAAAAATATAAATTTCAGGGTCCTCCTTACCCAACAGCGCTTGATTTTTATGGATTTATTGAACGCGAAACGCCGGATAGTTTAAAATCTTTTGTAAATGATTTGTTTAAGAAAATTACACTTTACAGCAATGAATGTACTGCTGCAACTGTTTCGAGCGGGCCTGCTAAGGATTACAAAGTGAAGATTACCGTTACGGCTCAAAAGTTTTATGCGGATAGTGTGGGCAATGAAACTAAGGTGAAGATGAACGATTGGGTGGATATTGGCGCTGTGGATGAAAACGATAAATTAATTTATTCGAAACGGGTAAGGATTACTAAATCACCTATGGACTTCGAGTTTACACTTGCACAAAAACCCGCCAAGGCAGGGATTGATCCTATGAACAAACTTATTGATAGAGATACGGATGATAATTTGAAAAAAGTGGACTAGGTATTTTGCTTATTTTCGTCGACCTAAAAATTTATGTATGAAAAAATTATTCCTTCTGTTGGTATGTCCCGTTTTTTATCTTCTTTTTTCTTGTAAAGCAAAAACAGATAAAAAGGAAATTACTGTGGAGAAAAAGGACTCTGTTATAAAATTAACCCTCACTACCAAGCAGCCTGCTGCTATGAATGATGAAGGAGTGAATACGGATTATTACGAAAATGGGAAAGAAAAAATGAAAGGTACCATAAAAGATGGAAAGCGCGAAGGATTGTGGCAAGCCTGGTATGAAAACGGAAATTTGTGGAGTGAGGCAGAGTACAGCAAAGGTATTAATGATGGTAAATCCGTAACGTATTTTGAAAGTGGAAAAGTGCGTTATGAAGGCTTATACAAAGAAGGAAAAAAAATAAGGGACTGGAAATACTATGATGAGGACGGTAAATTAGTGAAAACCGTAAAAAATTAATTTTATCAGTCTCTTTTGGAGGAAAAGAAATCCTGCATCAATTTAACACATTCATCGGCCATAACGCCTGATTTTACAATAGTTTTGGGATGTAATACCGAGGATTTTAACTTCGAATAGCCTCTTTTTTCATCACTGGCCCCATACACAATTTTTGTAATCTGAGTCCAGTATGCAGCACCGGCGCACATTACACAGGGTTCTACTGTTACATACAAGGTGCAGTCTTTTAAATATTTCCCATTGATGTAGTTGGCCGCTGAGGTAAAGGCCTGCATTTCGGCATGTGCTGTTACATCGTTTAAGCGCTCGGTAAGGTTATGCCCACGGGCAATGATTTGATTGTTACTCACAATGACGGCACCTATGGGTACTTCATTCAATTCAAAAGCTTTACGGGCTTCTTTAAGCGCTTCCTTCATAAAAGCTTCGTCTGAAAATACAGCTAATTCCATAATTTTTGTAAAGGTACTATCAATAATTTCAATAAATCAGCGAAACAAGTAATCAGCTAATTCATTACTTTCGCGATTTGAATAAAAAAATCAAAATAACACAATTCCAATAAATAAAATGCTACGAACACATACTTGCGGGGAATTAACTTCAGCCAATATTAATCAATCCGTTACCCTATGCGGATGGGTGCAAAAATCGCGTGACTTAGGAGGAATGACTTTTGTGGATTTGCGCGACAGATATGGAATCACCCAGTTGGTGTTTAACCTTGAAACCAATTCCGACTTGTGTATGGCTGCACGTAAGTTAGGCAGAGAGTTTGTGGTAAAAGCAATTGGGAAAGTTGCTGAACGCAGCAACAAAAATCTAAAGATGAATACCGGTGAAATTGAAATCATCGTGGAGCAGTTAACCATTCTTACAACTTCTCAAACTCCACCCTTTACCATCGAAGAAAATACAGACGGGGGAGATGAGTTGCGCATGAAATACCGTTACTTGGATTTGCGCAGGGAAGCAGTTCGAAAAAACTTGGAACTCCGCCACCGTATGGCAATTGAAACGCGTTTGTATTTAGACAAACAAAATTTTTTGGAAGTGGAAACACCGGTATTAATTAAATCGACACCTGAAGGAGCGCGTGATTTTGTAGTACCATCGCGCATGAACCCGGGTGAGTTTTATGCACTTCCGCAAAGCCCGCAAACCTTTAAACAGCTTTTAATGGTGGGTGGATTTGATCGCTATTATCAAATTGTGAAATGTTTTAGAGATGAGGATTTGCGCGCAGATCGTCAACCTGAATTTACGCAAATTGATTGTGAAATGAGCTTTGTGGAACAGGAAGATATTCTGAATACTTTTGAAGGAATGGTAAAGCATTTATTCAAATCTGTAAAAGGAATTGATATTCCGGATATGCCGCGCATGACCTATGCCGATGCGATGAAATACTATGGCAACGATAAGCCGGATATTCGTTTTGACATGCGCTTTTTGGAGTTGAATGAAATTGTAAAAGGTAAGAATTTTAAAGTGTTTGATGATGCTGAGACGATAGTTGGAATTTGTGCGAAAGGAGCTGCTGAGTATACTCGAAAGCAATTGGATGAATTAACCGAATTTGTAAAGCGCCCGCAAATTGGAGCAACAGGACTCATTTATGCGCGCTGCAATCCAGATGGAACAGTAAAATCATCGGTAGATAAATTTTATTCTGAAGCAGAATTAAAAAATTGGGTCACTGCATTTGATGCACAACCCGGTGATTTGATGTTGCTTTTGGCAGGTGAAAAAAATAAAACCCGCAAGGCCATGAGTGAACTTCGACTTGAAATGGGAAATCGCTTAGGTCTGCGTAAAACGGATGAATACCGTTGCTTGTGGGTGCTTGATTTTCCATTGCTGGAGTGGGCTGAAGATACAAAACGCTGGCATGCTATGCACCATCCCTTTACCTCACCTAAGCCCGAAGATATTGAAATGTTAGCAAATAATCCCGGGGAAGTACGCGCCAATGCTTACGATATGGTAATTAATGGAGTAGAAGTAGGAGGGGGCTCCATACGCATTCACAACAAAGAATTACAGGCCAAAATGTTTGAAGTGCTTGGTTTTACAAAGGAAGATGCGCAAGCACAATTTGGTTTCTTAATGAATGCATTTGAATTTGGTGCGCCTCCACATGGGGGAGTAGCTTTCGGTTTCGACCGTCTTTGCTCACTTTTCGGAGGTTCTGATTCCATTCGCGATTTTATTGCTTTCCCAAAAAATAATTCAGGGCGTGATGTGATGATTGATTCTCCTTCGGTGATTGCTCAGGAGCAGTTGAAGGAGTTAAGCATAAAGTTAGCATAGTATTCACTTCACTTGGATAGCGGCAAAACCACCCTGTGTGATTTTTTATAATAATTTTAGCAGTCCAAGACAATTAGAATTATAGAAATAAAATTTGGAAAACTAAAATTAATGTGCTTACTTTGTAATTACATTATAAACACAATGAATATAGCAGTAATACCAATTGGGAACTCAAAAGGAATTAGGCTTGGCAAAGCAATACTTGAAAAGTATAATATCAAAGATGCAGTTGAGTTAATCTTAGAAAAAGGGTACATAATAATAAAACCGACAAGTTCACCACGAAAGGGTTGGGATAAAGCATTCAAAAAAATGCACGAAAATGGAGAGGACAAACTTTTAATGGCCGACATTTTTGAAGACGAAAATCTTGAAGAATGGAATTAAGACAATATCAAATTGTTTTGATCAATTTAGACCCAACACAAGGGAGTGAAATGAAAAAAACTCGACCTTGTGTAATCATTTCTCCAAACGAAATGAATAAGTATTTGCAGACAATTGTTGTGGCACCAATGACAACCAGTTCACGACCCTATCCAACTCGAGTAGAAGTAAAACATAACAAGACAAAAGGTTGGGTTGTTTTAGACCAAATTAGAGGTGTTGACAGAATAAGAATTGTAAAAACCTATGACAGCTTAACGGAAAAGGAAATTTCAAAAATAAAAGCTGTAATTAAAGAAACTTATGTTGATTAATTGATACACGAAGTCTGTGTGTTTGGCTTTTGCTTTTAGAATTGGAGTTTTATTTTCTTTAAATCTACCAGAGCTATGTAAAAAAAGGTTCATGGCATGTAATACCTCTTGCCAAGTGTTTCATTCACTCCAACAGATTTAATGAAGTACAAAATGGCTAAAATTATATCTGTTCCGAAGGTTTAATAAATCCTTATTTTAAACTCTTTTTTTCGTATCTTCGCAGCTTATTTTTTTCAAAAAACCAACATGCTATTAAAAGACTCATTCGACAAGGACGGTAAAAAAATTAGTCCAACGCTACCCGAGAATGTTAAGAATTATTTGATTGATATCGACGGCACTATTTGCGACGATATCCCCAATGAAGAACCGGAGCGTATGCTTACTGCAGCGGTTTACCCGGATGCAAAAGAATTAATTAATAAATGGTACAACGAAGGCCACATCATTACTTTTTTTACTTCGCGTTTAGAAGCGCATCGTGCCTACACTGAACAATGGTTAAAAGACAATGGTTTTAAATACCATGGAATTATGTTTGGAAAACCAAGAGGTGGTAACTACCATTGGATTGACGATCGCAGTGTGAAAGCTACCCGTTTCTTTGGAAAGTTTACTGAGCTGGTAGAGAAAGAAAAAATGATTTGGGTATTTGAGGATTAATCAAATAGATATAAAAAAAGCCCGCTACGTATATACGTTGCGGGCTTTTTTTGTGGATAAAACTTTTATAAAGTTCCTCGTTTTTCTTGCTCTCTTTCGATGGATTCAAATAGCGCTTTAAAATTTCCGGCACCAAATCCTTTGGCTCCCATTCTCTGAATAATCTCAAAAAATACGGTAGGTCTATCTTCCAGAGGCTTGGTAAAAATTTGAAGTAAATATCCGTCTTCATCGGCATCTACGAGAATAGCCAGTTTTTCAATAACGGTCATATCTTCTTTCATCATGTCCATGTGCTTACCTAATCTTTTTGAATTTCCTCGTAATAGGCATGTGGCGGAGCGGATAAAAACTCAACTCCACGTGCTCTTAATTCCATCACAGTTTTGATGATGTCATCGGTTGCAATAGCCATGTGCTGCACGCCAGGGCCTTCGTAAAAATCGATGTATTCTTCAATTTGCGATTTCTTTTTTCCTTTGGCCGGCTCATTTATAGGAAACTTAATTCTGCCATTTCCATTGCTCATTACCTTACTCATCAACGCGGAATATTCGGTGGTGATTTGTTTGTCGTCGAACGATAAAAAATTCACAAAACCCATTACTTCTTCATACCATTTAACCCATTGGTTCATCTCGCCCCAGCCTACATTTCCAACCATGTGATCAATAAATTTTAGGCCAACCGAAGTAGGATTATAATCCGATTTCCAAGGTTGAAATCCGGGAAGAAAAGCTCCCTTGTAATTTTTACGTTCTACAAACATGTGAACGGTTTCGCCATAGGTGTAAATTCCGGAACGTACTACTTCACCGTGTTCATCCATTTCAACAGTTGGTTCCATAAAGGGTTTAGCTCCACGCTTTACGGTTTCCTCAAATGATTTAGTAGCATCTTCCACCCAAAGTGCAATTACTTTCACACCATCGCCATGCTTGGCAAGATGTGCATTAATGGGCGACTTGGAATTAAGCGGAGTAGTAAGCACAATGCGGATTTTATCTTGTGCCAACACATAAGAAGCATACTCTTTACTTCCTGTTTCCAAACCTTTATATGCGAAGGATTGAAAGCCAAAAGCGGTTTTGTAAAAATGCGCTGCTTGCTTTGCATTTCCTACATAAAACTCCACATAATCGGTTCCTAATAAGGGAAGAAAATCTTGTGCTCCTTCAAATATTTTTTCTAAACCGTATTCTACATTTTTTATTTCCATGTTTTTTGATTAGTTGATTAGCCTATTAGCCTATTAGCCAATTAGCCAATTTGTTGAAAAATTAGTTTGTTGATTTGTTAGCCGGTATTAATTCTTAATGATTTTATTTTTTTGATGATCCTATTATTTTATTTAACACTTTTCTGATAATCGTTAACTGCTCTTGTAATTCTACTGAATCAGGATATGATTTTGAATGTTCGCAAAGTAATAGCCAATATTCTGTTTCATCAGCTTCTTTCGCTGCTATTTTTAATTTATGAATAAAATCTGCTTTGCTCTCAGCATTTTGCGCCTCTTTAACATTTGCTCCGATACTTGTTCCTGATCTGAAAAGTTGATTACTTAAATTGTACTTTTTGAGATTTTCTAAGTATTCAGTAAAACTAATTATGTTAATTGAAAAATCAAAAGTTAGTTTAACAATTAGATTGTTCTTGTATTTTGGATTCTCTGACATTTTGAGGACAATTTTTTTTTCAAATAAAAATAAAACCCCCAAATCAACTACAATCAAAATCGCAAAATCATCCAATAATCATATCCAATAATCAACTTATCCCAACATCGGCCAATCAGCTAATCCACAAATCCACCCATCGGCTAATCGGCTAATCAGCTTATCAACCAATCATTCCAGCCAGGATTTGTAGTATTTCCCGTCATCAATTCCCATTGCTTCTTCCGTTACCATTAAAGGTCTGAAAGTATCTACCATTACTGCTAACTCCTGCGTTTCTTTTTGACCAATACTTCTTTCCATTGCGCCGGGTGCCGGACCGTGGGGAATTCCTTTTGGATGTAAGGTAATATGTCCTTGCTCAATGTTGTTGCGGCTCATAAAATCACCATCCACATAATATAATACCTCATCGCTATCAATATTGCTGTGGTTGTAAGGTGCGGGAACACTTAGCGGATGATAATCATACAAACGCGGACAAAACGAACATACCACAAAGGTAGAAGTTTCAAATGTTTGATGCACCGGTGGCGGCAGGTGAACACGTCCAGTTAAGGGTTCAAAATTATGTATGCTGAAACCGAAAGGAAAATTATAGCCATCCCAACCTACCACATCAAAGGGATGCGTAGCATACACCACTTCGTGCAACATATTTTCCTTTTTAATCTTAATTAAAAAGTCACCTTTTTGATTGTATGTCTCGAGTTGCAGCGGTAATTTAAAATCGCGCTCACAAAAGGGAGAATGTTCTAACAATTGACCGGAGCTGCTCTTGTAACGTTTGGGCGTATAAAAGGGCGCATGGGACTCCACATAAAATAAACGATTTTCACTTGTTTCAAATTCCATTTGATAAATCATGCCGCGCGGAATGATAAGGTAGTCGCCATATTCAAAAGGAATATTCCCCATAAAAGTACGCAGCGTTCCTTTTCCTTTGTGCACAAAAATCAGTTCATCCGCATCTGCATTTTTATAAAAATACGAAGTCATAGATTTTTGAGGTGCAGCCAAACCTATAATGCAATCAGCATTCACGAGCATGGCTTTGCGGCTGTCTAAAAAATCTTCCTTTGGTTTTACATCAAAGCCTTTTAAAAGTAAGGCTTTTATATTTTTATCGATGGCAATCTTAGGAGCAACATTCACCGATTTAAGAATTTCTTTTACCTGCGTGGGGCGATGCACCTGATACAGGAGGGAGGAGTGCCCATTAAACCCTTCGGTACCAAAAAGTTGTTCGTAATAATAGCCTCCATCGGCTTTCTTAAATTGAGTGTGCCGCTTTGCGGAATATTTCCGAGTTTGTGATAGATTGGCATGGGCTGTGGTTTGAAGCCACGAAGTTACAATTTTGTATAGCTTGATGCAACAATGAAATTTGGGGATTTATTATCCTAATTTAGATCCACTGAATTACACATTCGGTCAATCTGAATGTTCGTTCGGTCACCCTGAGCGTAGTCGAAGGGCGACCATACGCGATGTGAAAATGCATAGTACTTGGTCTTCGACTCCGCTCAGACTGACTTGCCTTTTTTTGGTTGCTAAAAGTGTTTTAAGGGGTTATAATTTAAATGACTAATTTTAGTGCAAATGCAGCCCATGAAAAATAAAACCATCCTTCCCCTATTTATTTTTTGTTTGCTAAGTGAATTTGATTGCTCAGAATTTTTGGGTACCGGATGCGAATTTTAGAGTAAGATTAAAACAGCTTTATCCCTTTTGTTTTCAATCCGGCGATTCTTTAAGTTCTCAATGTATTCAGATGATGTACGACACTTCATTGGATATTTCCAACCGAAATATCCAAGATATTAGTGGAATTGAGTTTGCTAAATCGCTTGGGACCTTAAATATAAGCGGAAACCCAATAACAAACTACTTTGGAATAACCGATAGTTTAAAAGATTGATTTGCGTGAATAATTCCTTGACAGATCTTTCATTCCTTCCGAGTTCATTGCAATATTTAGATTGTAGGAACAATCCATTAGTAACTATCAACAACCTTCCAGATTCATTAAAGTACCTTGATTGCAGAAATACCCAACTCACAACTATTACATTTCCAAGTTCACTAGTTGTGTAATTGCAGCAGCAATTCGTTATCCATCCTTCCACAATTACCCAATTCACTTACAAAACTATATTGTGAAGCTAATCATTTAACGAGCCTTTCAACATTGTCAAATTCATTAGCCATCATATATTGTGGTGGTAATCAATTGACCAGTTTACCTTCATTACCAAATTCATTAAAAGAATTATGGTGCCAAAGCAATCAAATTACGAATCTTCCAGCATTACCAGGTTTTTTGAATATT
The sequence above is a segment of the Bacteroidota bacterium genome. Coding sequences within it:
- a CDS encoding nucleoside deaminase, with the translated sequence MELAVFSDEAFMKEALKEARKAFELNEVPIGAVIVSNNQIIARGHNLTERLNDVTAHAEMQAFTSAANYINGKYLKDCTLYVTVEPCVMCAGAAYWTQITKIVYGASDEKRGYSKLKSSVLHPKTIVKSGVMADECVKLMQDFFSSKRD
- the aspS gene encoding aspartate--tRNA ligase; its protein translation is MLRTHTCGELTSANINQSVTLCGWVQKSRDLGGMTFVDLRDRYGITQLVFNLETNSDLCMAARKLGREFVVKAIGKVAERSNKNLKMNTGEIEIIVEQLTILTTSQTPPFTIEENTDGGDELRMKYRYLDLRREAVRKNLELRHRMAIETRLYLDKQNFLEVETPVLIKSTPEGARDFVVPSRMNPGEFYALPQSPQTFKQLLMVGGFDRYYQIVKCFRDEDLRADRQPEFTQIDCEMSFVEQEDILNTFEGMVKHLFKSVKGIDIPDMPRMTYADAMKYYGNDKPDIRFDMRFLELNEIVKGKNFKVFDDAETIVGICAKGAAEYTRKQLDELTEFVKRPQIGATGLIYARCNPDGTVKSSVDKFYSEAELKNWVTAFDAQPGDLMLLLAGEKNKTRKAMSELRLEMGNRLGLRKTDEYRCLWVLDFPLLEWAEDTKRWHAMHHPFTSPKPEDIEMLANNPGEVRANAYDMVINGVEVGGGSIRIHNKELQAKMFEVLGFTKEDAQAQFGFLMNAFEFGAPPHGGVAFGFDRLCSLFGGSDSIRDFIAFPKNNSGRDVMIDSPSVIAQEQLKELSIKLA
- a CDS encoding AbrB/MazE/SpoVT family DNA-binding domain-containing protein, translating into MNIAVIPIGNSKGIRLGKAILEKYNIKDAVELILEKGYIIIKPTSSPRKGWDKAFKKMHENGEDKLLMADIFEDENLEEWN
- a CDS encoding type II toxin-antitoxin system PemK/MazF family toxin, coding for MELRQYQIVLINLDPTQGSEMKKTRPCVIISPNEMNKYLQTIVVAPMTTSSRPYPTRVEVKHNKTKGWVVLDQIRGVDRIRIVKTYDSLTEKEISKIKAVIKETYVD
- a CDS encoding phosphoheptose isomerase produces the protein MLLKDSFDKDGKKISPTLPENVKNYLIDIDGTICDDIPNEEPERMLTAAVYPDAKELINKWYNEGHIITFFTSRLEAHRAYTEQWLKDNGFKYHGIMFGKPRGGNYHWIDDRSVKATRFFGKFTELVEKEKMIWVFED
- a CDS encoding four helix bundle protein translates to MSENPKYKNNLIVKLTFDFSINIISFTEYLENLKKYNLSNQLFRSGTSIGANVKEAQNAESKADFIHKLKIAAKEADETEYWLLLCEHSKSYPDSVELQEQLTIIRKVLNKIIGSSKK